A genome region from Candidatus Eremiobacteraceae bacterium includes the following:
- a CDS encoding twin-arginine translocation signal domain-containing protein, translating to MERRNFLAAAMGATAALIGTTALANAGPVAGPPGPISTPIPPEPLPRPTPSHPADWRRNENNSERNIRRVRRHLEHVIDELQHDQNDYNGHRAQAMTLLQQAREQLLEAEQYDNAHPNTSPTARPF from the coding sequence ATGGAACGTAGGAATTTTCTGGCTGCCGCAATGGGAGCAACGGCAGCATTGATTGGAACCACCGCCCTCGCCAATGCGGGACCGGTCGCCGGACCGCCTGGGCCGATCTCGACACCTATTCCGCCGGAGCCGCTTCCCCGGCCCACGCCGAGCCATCCAGCGGATTGGCGGCGCAACGAAAACAACAGCGAGAGGAACATCCGACGAGTGCGCCGCCACCTGGAGCACGTGATCGATGAGTTACAGCACGATCAGAACGACTACAATGGACACCGCGCGCAAGCCATGACGCTTCTTCAGCAAGCGCGCGAGCAGCTTCTCGAAGCCGAGCAATACGACAACGCGCATCCGAACACGAGTCCCACCGCGCGACCATTCTAA
- a CDS encoding DUF1501 domain-containing protein, with product MASRRQFIVQSVGAFAGFLAIDSIFARAARAAGTAAIGGSAAGRSLVVVNLQGGNDGLNTLIPFSDPNYYKVRPTIGVAQEEVVKLNGDLGLNPKLADLKELFDAQRVAILQGVHYPNPILSHFRSTEIWQTAAPDKYVPDGWAGRYLDEAGLPANNLFKGVAIGPILPQLLIAAKTDVPAIADLRGFAFRGKRDEQRQADNILNGASETYAFQSPYLALVQGVEHDAHAASIQLPQLIAGYKPAVDYPKTPFSQGLNLVSAIVNAGLGTKVFYVSLGSFDTHVNQRQRQDTLLEQFAGGIKAFYADLAAHGADDRVVTMTFSEFGRRVSENANRGTDHGTAAPMFIVGGGVKGGLYGDHPSLTDLDFGNLKWHTDFRSVYATILERWLGVPSAPVLGSGFPTLNFV from the coding sequence ATGGCATCGCGACGGCAATTCATCGTCCAAAGCGTCGGTGCGTTCGCAGGTTTCCTCGCGATCGACTCGATCTTCGCCCGTGCTGCGAGAGCGGCCGGAACAGCCGCCATCGGCGGATCCGCCGCCGGACGCAGCCTCGTCGTGGTCAACTTGCAAGGCGGCAACGACGGACTGAACACGCTCATTCCGTTCTCCGACCCGAATTATTACAAGGTACGCCCGACCATCGGCGTCGCCCAAGAAGAGGTCGTCAAGCTCAACGGTGACCTCGGCCTCAACCCGAAGCTGGCGGATCTCAAGGAACTTTTCGACGCGCAGCGCGTCGCGATTCTGCAGGGCGTTCACTATCCGAACCCCATCCTGTCGCATTTCCGCTCCACCGAGATCTGGCAAACGGCCGCCCCGGATAAGTACGTCCCCGATGGTTGGGCTGGGCGCTATCTCGATGAAGCCGGCCTACCGGCCAACAATCTCTTCAAGGGCGTCGCCATCGGCCCGATCTTGCCGCAGCTGCTGATCGCCGCCAAGACCGACGTGCCCGCCATCGCCGACCTACGCGGTTTCGCGTTTCGGGGCAAGCGCGACGAGCAACGTCAGGCAGACAATATCCTCAATGGCGCGAGCGAGACGTACGCGTTTCAGAGCCCCTATCTCGCGCTCGTGCAAGGCGTGGAACACGACGCGCATGCCGCATCCATACAGCTCCCGCAGCTCATCGCAGGTTACAAGCCTGCGGTCGACTACCCGAAGACGCCGTTCAGCCAAGGCTTGAACTTGGTCTCGGCGATCGTCAATGCGGGTTTAGGCACAAAGGTCTTTTACGTCAGCTTGGGGTCGTTCGATACGCACGTCAATCAGCGGCAGCGCCAGGACACGTTGCTCGAACAGTTCGCCGGCGGGATAAAAGCATTCTACGCCGATCTGGCAGCGCACGGCGCAGATGATCGCGTGGTCACCATGACGTTCTCCGAATTCGGACGGCGCGTATCGGAGAACGCGAATCGCGGCACCGATCACGGCACGGCCGCGCCGATGTTCATCGTCGGCGGCGGTGTGAAAGGTGGTCTCTACGGCGACCATCCGAGCCTGACGGACCTCGACTTCGGCAACCTGAAGTGGCACACCGATTTCCGTTCGGTGTACGCGACGATACTCGAGCGGTGGCTCGGTGTGCCGTCGGCGCCTGTCTTGGGCAGCGGGTTCCCCACTCTCAACTTCGTCTGA